The proteins below come from a single Pseudomonas chlororaphis genomic window:
- a CDS encoding aspartyl beta-hydroxylase, whose product MKLILAAIYILSIGYVHLRGRVRHKFGRQLSDHSSFLAPINCLLYLCSKLPNRPYLSPADFPDLSPLQTHWQEIRAEGLSLLQAGEIKRSNQYDDVGFNSFFKTGWKRFYLKWYGDSHPSAMKLCPRTTELVQGIGSIKAAMFAELPPGSKLVRHRDPYAGSYRYHLGLETPNDAGCYINVDGESYHWRDGEAVVFDETFIHYAENTTPHNRIILFCDVERPMRFRWATAFNRWFSRTVMAAAGAPNDAGDKTGGLNRAFSRLYKIRLQGKALKKRNRKLYYLQKWAFFGALLAIFVWI is encoded by the coding sequence GTGAAACTCATTCTCGCTGCGATCTACATCCTGTCCATCGGCTACGTACACCTGCGGGGGCGCGTGCGGCACAAGTTCGGGCGGCAACTGAGCGACCATTCGTCTTTCCTCGCGCCTATCAATTGCCTGCTTTATCTGTGCTCGAAGCTGCCCAACCGGCCGTACCTGAGCCCCGCCGACTTTCCAGACCTGAGCCCGTTGCAGACCCATTGGCAAGAGATCCGCGCCGAAGGCCTGAGCCTGCTGCAGGCCGGGGAGATCAAACGTTCCAATCAGTACGATGACGTAGGCTTCAACTCGTTCTTCAAGACCGGTTGGAAGCGCTTCTACCTCAAGTGGTACGGCGACAGCCACCCGTCGGCCATGAAGCTGTGCCCGCGCACCACCGAACTGGTGCAAGGCATCGGCTCGATCAAGGCGGCGATGTTCGCCGAGCTGCCGCCGGGCTCCAAGCTGGTTCGCCACCGCGACCCGTATGCCGGCTCCTATCGGTATCACCTGGGCCTGGAAACGCCGAACGATGCCGGTTGCTACATCAATGTCGATGGCGAGTCCTACCATTGGCGCGATGGCGAGGCGGTGGTGTTCGACGAGACGTTCATCCATTACGCCGAAAACACCACGCCCCATAACCGCATCATCCTGTTCTGCGACGTGGAACGGCCGATGAGGTTTCGCTGGGCCACGGCGTTCAACCGCTGGTTCAGCCGCACCGTGATGGCCGCCGCCGGTGCCCCCAACGACGCCGGTGACAAGACCGGCGGCTTGAACCGGGCGTTTTCCAGGCTGTACAAGATCCGACTGCAAGGCAAGGCGCTGAAGAAGCGCAACCGCAAGCTGTATTACTTGCAGAAATGGGCCTTCTTCGGCGCTCTGCTGGCGATTTTCGTCTGGATCTGA